The nucleotide sequence TTGCTGTTTTATATCGTTCCCTATTAATAAATAAATAGAAAATGACCAGATTAGGAATTCCAGCCAAGCTCAGCAGAGGTGCAAAAAGGTCCTTTGTGCGTACTAATATTTTTAAATAGGAGCTAAATTCACGCTCAGGAAATTTAATAAAGTAGAATGCAATTACGGCAATTACGGACATAATCAGACCGATTACTACGCCAATCCATAAGTTGTCATTTTTTTTCATTTGAATAAGTGTTTTTTAATTTTTCGAGGAATTCATGATTTGTTAAATCAAGGGAAACTGGAACAATTGACGCATAGCCGTTTTCTAAGGCCCAAATGTCAGTTGATTCATCCCTGTCGTTACACATAAATGTGCCACGAAGCCAGAAAGACTGTTTTCCATTCACATTTCTGTCTTCAATAAACTCTTCTTTCCAATGAGCCATTGATTGCCTGCAAAAACGATATGGATTTTGTTCTGATCTCAAAACTTCAGGAATATTCACATTCCATAAAGTAAAACGTGGCAATGGGTTTAAAATTACTTTTGGAATCAGATCTTTAATAATTTTCACTGCCTCCGAAAGGTCTGCATCTTCATTGTAGTTAACCGATGAAAAAGCAATGGAAGAAA is from Bacteroidota bacterium and encodes:
- the surE gene encoding 5'/3'-nucleotidase SurE, with translation MPRKPKILITNDDGIDAPGLAVLVESMKQFGQIAVIAPQKPMSGVGHAITMRETIGVEKTNHFKNIPSFSIAGTPADCVKYAFAKYYNNPPDLVVSGINHGSNASVNMIYSGTVAAAVEGALYGVSSIAFSSVNYNEDADLSEAVKIIKDLIPKVILNPLPRFTLWNVNIPEVLRSEQNPYRFCRQSMAHWKEEFIEDRNVNGKQSFWLRGTFMCNDRDESTDIWALENGYASIVPVSLDLTNHEFLEKLKNTYSNEKK